In Sorangium aterium, the genomic stretch TGGACGCGATATCCATCGATGTCTTCAGCGGGGACTGCGAGACCGACCTCGTCAACAAGGCCGTGGACGCCGGCATCAAGGTCGTCACGTACGGCGGCGACGCTCCCGCGAGCAAGCGCCACACCTACTACGGCATGGACAACAAGGCCGCTGCCTCGTTCCTCATGGATGCGCTCGCGACCATCAACGGCAAGACCGGCAAGATCGCCTTGCAGACGATGATGGATGATGACGGTAATGGAGTCTACACCCCCACGCCCGCGGGGACCTTCATCGACCGGCTCGCCGGCTTCTCCGAGACGCTGAAGAAGTACCCGGACATGACGAACGCGGTGAGCCTCCCTTGCGTGTGCTGCGATTACGCGGTCCCCTTCTGCGCGGAGACCGCGGAGGAGGCCCTGGAGAAGGACCCGGAGATCACGGGCTTCTTCTTCTCCTACAGCAAGCTCCTCGGCGAGCCCGACCTCGCGGCGAACGCGCCGATGCTCACCGCGAGAGCGAAGGAGAAGACCATTCACTCGGTGGCGTTCGATACGCTGCCGGAGTACATGGATCGCATGCGCGCGGGGTACGTGGACGTGCTCCTCGGTCAGAAGCTGTTCGGCTGGGGCTACGATACCGTCATGCTCGCGTACGATCTGGCTACCACCGATCGCCAAGTGAGCGCCTTCACCGACGCTGGCTGGTACGTCGTCTGTCCGAACAACCTGGAGGAGTTCGAGCGCAACACCCAGGCCATGGACTACCGGACGCCCCTGTCGCAGTGCAGCTTGCTCCCCTGAGCCCAGCGTCGCTCAGCCTGGCAGGCCGCATGGCGTGACGCGCGCCGCGATCGTCGCATGGGCAGGTAGGCCAGGCTACGGCGCCCCGCCGGGCGGCCGCGACAGGGTGGCGACGCCGCGTCTTCGATTTCGCCGCGCGCGCGCCGTGCGTATGTATCATGGATCGAGCTCTGGCCCGCGCGTCCGCCGCCCGGGCCTGGAAGGAGCCGCCATGAGGAGAGGCCTGCCGCGATGAAGGAGACCACGGCCAAGGAGCAGCAGGACGTGCTCGGCGCGCGAGCCCGGAGGATGCTCGACGCGGCGCCGACGATCCTGTGTGTCGTGGGCCTCGACGAGCGGCGGCTCATCGAACACAACGCCGCCCTCGCTCGCTCGCTCGGCTGTACGGAGGAAGAGCTCTCGACACGCGGCGTCGAGGCGCTCTCGGATCGGATCCACCCGGGCGACATGGCCGGCCTCGCCGCGAGCGCGGAGCGGCTGAAGGGGGCGCGGGACGGCGAGGTGATCGAGGGCGAGCTCCGGGCGCGAGGCCGCGAGGGAGACGAGCGCATCTTCGCGGTGCGCGCGGAGGTCTTCGCGCGAAGCGAGGATGGATCCGCGCGCGAGATCTTCCTCTCGGCCGAGGACGTGACAGAGCGAAAGCGCCGTGAGCAGCGCCTCCACAGGAGCGAGGCGCTGCTCGCGACGTTCTGTGATCACGCGCCGGTCCTCCTGTATGCGAAGGACCGGGAAGGAGCCTTTCTCCTTGTGAGCCGCTCGGTGGAAGAGCTCGTCGGGGCGACCCCGGGCAGCATGCTTGGAAAGACCGACAGCGACTTCTTTCCATCGGAAGTTGCGTCTATTTACAATGACGTCGATGACCTGGTGCGCAGGAACGGCGCCCCGTTCGAGGCCGAGGATCCCGTCCCTCACGCCCAAGGCGAGAAGACGTTCTACTCGATCAAGTTCCCCCTCCGCGGCGAGGGCATCCCGGAGGGGTCGGTCGCCGGCATCTCGGTGGACATCACGCGGGTCAAGGCGGCGGAGCGCGAGCGGGAGGCGGCGCGGGACGAGCTGATCGCGGCGCAGCAGGACACGATACGTGAGCTGGTGACGCCGCTGTTGCCGATTGCCGAGGGGGTGCTGGTGATGCCGCTCATCGGCTTCTTCGACAGCGCGCGGGCGAGCCGGATCATCGAGACGCTGCTGCAGGGCGTGGCGAGGCACTCGGCCCGCATCGCGATCATCGATATCACCGGGGTCAAGGCGGTGGACGTCCAGGTGGCCGAGATGCTCGTGCACGCCGCGCGCGCCGTCGGGCTGCTCGGCGCCCAGGTGGTGCTCACCGGCATCCAGCCGGCGATCGCGCAGACGCTCATCGAGCTCGACGTCGACCTGCGGGGCCTGGTCACGGCGGGGACGCTGCGGAGCGGCATCGCGCACGCGCTGAAGCGGACGTGACAGCAGGCCGCCCCGCGCCCGCAGGCGCGTCGCCCCGCTGCGCGGGCGCCTGCGGCGGGCTGGATCCGCGCTGCGCGCGAATCGAGCCGCGCGGCCGACGCGTCGGATTTTGTTGACGCGTCGGAGGTTTCCGACATATTAAGGACATGGCTGAAGTCGACGTGTTCTCGGCGCTCGCCAACCCGGTGCGGCGCGAGATCCTGATGCAGCTCCGCATGGGACCTCGCGCCGTGAACGACCTCGCGCGCGGCTTCGACCTGGGCCGCCCCGCGGTGTCTGAGCACCTGCAGGTGCTCCGCAAAGCGCGCCTCGTGCGCGAGGAGCCGCGCGGACGCGAGCGCTATTACCACCTCGATCCGCGCCCGCTGAGCGAGGTCGACGAATGGCTCGACACGTTCACTCAGTACTGGAAGACGCGGCTCACCGCCCTCGAAGATCTCCTCGACGAAGAAGGAAAAAAATGAACGCCCCTGCAGTCATCCACCTCGAACATCGTTACACAGCGCCTCCGTCCGCCGTCTGGCGGGCGCTCACGGATCCGGAGCTGCACGCGCGCTGGTGGGCTCCGGGTGACGTCAAAGCCGTCGTTGGGCACCGCTTCGAGCTCGACATGGGGCCCTGGGGCAAGCAGGCTTGCGAGGTGCTCGCCGTCGAAGCGGAGCGGCTCTTCTCGTACCGCTTTGCGATTGGCCAGCTCGACACCATCATCACCTGGCGCCTCACGCCCGAAGGGGCGGGGACGCTCCTCACGCTCACGCACGAGGGCTTCAACCTCGACTCGCCGATGGGCAAGACCGCTTTCGAAGGCATGAAGCCCGGGTGGCCCAAGCTGCTGGAGAGGCTCGGAAGGACGCTCTGAGCCTCGGCTTGGGCACCTGAGTCGCCCCAGCTGGCCGCGCCGGTCGGCGCGTCATTGCAGCGTGCAGATGAGCCGCTGACCGCGCACGGAGTAGGCGCCCTCGCGTTGCTCGATCCAGGCGACGAGCAGCTTGACGCCGAGCTGCGCGACGGTCGAGCCGAGGATCTGCGCGCTGCTGCCGTCCGGAAGGGAGAAGATGAGCTGGTTGGGGAGCACGTTCTCACCTGTCCGCGTGAACCAGCCCAGGTTCACGCTCTTTCCAGGCGGCGGCACCAACGCCAAATACACGTTTTCGCCGTCGCTCGCGACGGGGCCCGGGGGGTTGTACTGGTTCACATTCTGGAGCTTGAAGACAGGGGTAAAGCCGGGCGGGGGAACCTGTCCGAGCGACAAAAAGTCCTTCACGACGCCCACCTCCGCCGAGAGGGTGAGCCTCGGCGGAGGGACGAGGTGCACCATCAAGAGCGTGACGCCATCCCCCTCGGGCAGCGGGAACGCCCCGAAGAAGGACTCCACCTCGTCAGGAGACGGGCTGAACTGGATCCGGTGCGCCGCGCCGAGATCGGCGCGCGAGGCGCCCGTTCTGAAGAACGCTTCTCCGGTCGCGTTGTCATCCAACAAGAGGAGGTGCCGGCCGTTCGTGACGGTGTAGTAGTGAACGTTGAGCGAGGCATCGGTGCGTGGGCCCTGGGCCACGAGGGTCGGCGCAGGCTCGGCCGATCCACCGACGACGAGCGCTCGCGTCGAGCCGCCGGGCGCCGCGCAGGTCGCGGCATAAAGGGTGCTGTCGCCCGCCTGGACGAACGCCATCGACGTTGCCACGCTGGGGCTCGAGCACTCCGGTGCGAGGGCGGGGAACCGGTGGAACGTCCCCCTGGACGAGACGCCGTCGGCGGTCGCGGGGAAGACGAGCTGCCCGATCTCGTACCCCACCCTGCCCTGGAGGATGACTTGCCCTCCCGTTTCGCGGCCGGTGACGAAGGCCGCGCCGTCGGTGAAGGGGAACTCCGCCTTCGACCCGGCCGGCTCCCCGATCTCGTGCACCGTCCCGATCACGAGCCGGCTGGCCGCCTTGTCGACCACCGAGACGAATACGCGATCGGGTCCGCTCGCCAGCACGAGCGAGGAGGTGTCGACCTCATGGCCGCCGAGGTCTCCGGACGTGAGGATGTCGAACGGCTCGAGATCGAGCGCGCACTTCGCCTCGGCCGGCTTGCAGATGCCGTCCTGACAGACGCCGCTCTGGCACTCGGGAGAAGCGCTGCACGCCTGGCCGCCGTTGCCTCCTTGGTTCAGCTCCGCGTCGGCGCGCACACCCGCGATGATCTGGCAGCCGGCGACGAGCAATGCGCCCCCGGCGATGACGAGCCTCCAGGGTCGCATCGGGTGCATGTCAAAAGCTACCTCGCAACGACAGCCCCGCTGCTACCGCCCGGGCCGGAGGCTCCAGGCGCACCTCCAGCACCGTCGACGGCACGGCGTCGCTCGACGGCGCGGTCAGGAACACGACGAGGCCTGTGACGAGCGCCGCGCCTCCCGCCGCGAACGCTACATTCGAGATGTTGGCGGTCGTGTTCGCGTCCTGATGGAGCTTGACCCCCTCGGCGTCACAACGGGGAGGGTCGTCGTTGGTACACCCGTGCTGGTTGCGCGCCTCGCTCATCTTCGAGAGCGTCTCGAGACCGAACACAGCGCCTACCGCGATCCCGGCCAAGCTCACCCCGCCCAGCACGAGCCCAACGGTCCGCTGCGCGCTCCACGAGCTCGCCGGGGGCGCGGCGCTCGTGGCCACAGGCGCGCGCGCTGCCCGCCCTGGCGCGGGCGCGTCCTCGAGCAGAGGGACGCGCACCGTCTTCTGCCCTGGCTTCGGCTCGACGACCACCTTCGTGCTCCATGCCTTTTTGCCAGGCGCCGCCGCCTCGATCGTATGCTCGCCCGGATCGACCGGGATCGCCGAGCCGAACATCGCCGCATCGAGCGGCCTCGCGTTGCGCCGCACCTCGATCCCCTCGACCCGGGCCTCCGGCGCCACCTCGATGACGAGCCTCGAGAGCTGCGGCTCGAGCAGGCCCGCCCGCCGCCCCGCTTCCTTCGAGCGCCGCCCATCGCCCGCTTTGCGCGCCGTTGCCTCGGCGTCGTTGAAGGTCGCCCAGGCGCTCGCCGTCGCGCCATCGAGCTCGTAGCAATCCGCCAGGGCGAGCAGCGTCCCGGCCATCGGGTCCAGCTTCTGGCTGGCGAGGAGCTTCGAGCACCCCAGGGCGTAGCTGCCCTGCTTGACGAACGCGCGCCCCTCGCGGAAGAGCACATCGGCGGCCGCCCGGTCCTCGGCGGTCGGGTCCGCGAGGACGCGCGGCGCGACCGATAACGACAGGATCAGCGCACCCGCAGCGGCGACGCTGCGCTTCACACGCATCGGTCCTGGGCCACGCACCGATCCCATTCTATGGGCACCCATCGCCGTTGTCCCAGGATTAGCGACGCTCGTCGTACGAGAACGCCGGCTCAGGCTTCGGGGTAAGAAGGTTTTTGGCCGGAGGCTTTGCCCGCAGGGAGGGCTTCGTCGCCTTCGGCGTGTCCGTCGCCGCCGGCGAAGGCGAGGTGGGCTCCGCCTGCGCTTTCGCGCTCGCGTCGGGAGGGGCGGGCGCGGAGGGGGGCGCTCGGGGTTCGACGGGCGCGGACGGGGCCGCATTAGGCGCCTCGAAGGAGGCCGCCGCCCGGCCTGTCGGTGCCGGGGATCGCGCCCCCTCCTGTCCCCCCC encodes the following:
- a CDS encoding SRPBCC family protein, with the translated sequence MNAPAVIHLEHRYTAPPSAVWRALTDPELHARWWAPGDVKAVVGHRFELDMGPWGKQACEVLAVEAERLFSYRFAIGQLDTIITWRLTPEGAGTLLTLTHEGFNLDSPMGKTAFEGMKPGWPKLLERLGRTL
- a CDS encoding ArsR/SmtB family transcription factor; translated protein: MAEVDVFSALANPVRREILMQLRMGPRAVNDLARGFDLGRPAVSEHLQVLRKARLVREEPRGRERYYHLDPRPLSEVDEWLDTFTQYWKTRLTALEDLLDEEGKK
- a CDS encoding substrate-binding domain-containing protein, coding for MVHRAILGGILLATSVLACSSSESTTEAPLTIAYITHNKCNRFHDLGRAGAAQAQSELSTTSTRPVNVMILDPECPELTEDGKPLDPDDACYLSRPQMAVLQEVIDMKVDAISIDVFSGDCETDLVNKAVDAGIKVVTYGGDAPASKRHTYYGMDNKAAASFLMDALATINGKTGKIALQTMMDDDGNGVYTPTPAGTFIDRLAGFSETLKKYPDMTNAVSLPCVCCDYAVPFCAETAEEALEKDPEITGFFFSYSKLLGEPDLAANAPMLTARAKEKTIHSVAFDTLPEYMDRMRAGYVDVLLGQKLFGWGYDTVMLAYDLATTDRQVSAFTDAGWYVVCPNNLEEFERNTQAMDYRTPLSQCSLLP
- a CDS encoding PAS domain-containing protein, encoding MKETTAKEQQDVLGARARRMLDAAPTILCVVGLDERRLIEHNAALARSLGCTEEELSTRGVEALSDRIHPGDMAGLAASAERLKGARDGEVIEGELRARGREGDERIFAVRAEVFARSEDGSAREIFLSAEDVTERKRREQRLHRSEALLATFCDHAPVLLYAKDREGAFLLVSRSVEELVGATPGSMLGKTDSDFFPSEVASIYNDVDDLVRRNGAPFEAEDPVPHAQGEKTFYSIKFPLRGEGIPEGSVAGISVDITRVKAAEREREAARDELIAAQQDTIRELVTPLLPIAEGVLVMPLIGFFDSARASRIIETLLQGVARHSARIAIIDITGVKAVDVQVAEMLVHAARAVGLLGAQVVLTGIQPAIAQTLIELDVDLRGLVTAGTLRSGIAHALKRT